The Candidatus Goldiibacteriota bacterium genome segment TCCATTGTTATTTCCCTTTTTTCGCTTACTGTTTTTTTATCAGCCCCGCCTTTTTTCATATCCGCAAAAAATCCGCTCATCCTTTCAAAGAAACCTTTTTCCTCTTCTCCAAATATATTAAGAAGCACAGAGTGCCTTTCGGCAAGGCTGTCAATGTACCGGTTTATAACCTCTTTAAAAAAATCACTTTTTATTATTTCTTCTTCCGAAGTACATAATCTTCCCGACGCTTTTAACACGGCTTTATTACCTATAAATTCAAGCTTTGGCTGAGACATACAAACCTCCGGTAATATTTATTTAGCGCCGTGCTTTATGGCACGGGTATATTTTTTAAAAAAACATCTTTTATTACGGTTTCTGTTTCTTCTCTTTAAATATCCTTATAAAACAGTAAACAAGGGTAAAAATTATTGCCAGCCACGCGGACGCCATAAAAATTATGCCTGAAAGTTTCATTTTATTCTTTCCCCTCTTCTCTGCGTTTTTTCCACGCAAGTTTTACCATAAGGCACAAGGCCGCAAAAAGCGCCACAAGGCCTATCCTTGTCCACAATACATACACTTTGTCGGCTTCAGGGGTGTTTTTCATCGTTATAACCGGCCAGCCGTCCTGAACAAACCACATGACAAGTATTACAATCAGGAAAGACGGGGTAATATATTTGATGACCCATTTATAAATTTTTGAAATGCGCATCTGCGCGCCTTTGTGGATTTCTTCCCACGCTTTATCTATGCCAAATACCCACGAAAAAAGCACAGCTTCAAAAGTACCAAAAAGGACAAGGGCAAAAGTCCCGCCCCAGAAATCAAGCTCGTCAATAAGCCCGTGGGACATTAAAAATATTACGGGCTGAATAAGGATAAATGTGGCAGCCGCTATTATTGCCACGGCTTTTTTTCTTGATGTGTCAAACTCGTCCTCAAAAAACGCTATTGAAGGCTGAAGCATGGATATGGATGAAGTGATGCCCGAAAAGAAAAGCAGCAGAAACCATACAAAGGCAAAAAGCGCGGAAAACGGAACTTCAGCCAGCACCATGGGCATCGTTATAAAACCAAGGCTTACGGCGCCGCTGCCCGCCACCTGTATTATTTTTTCCGGCCCGAAAAAAGCAAAAGCCGCGGGTATTACAATACTGCCGCCTATTATTATTTCGGCAAACGTGTTGGTGGAAGCGGCAGTAAGGCCGGACAACGCCACGTCATCTTCCTGCTTTAAATAACTGGCATACGTAATAATAACGCCCATTCCCACGCTAAGCGTAAAAAACACCTGCCCTGCCGCGGCAAGCCATACCTTTGCGTTTTTTAACACCGCAAAATCAGGATTCCACATAAAACCAAGGCCTTCGTTGACAGACCATCCCATTTTAGTTCCCGCGGAATCAAGGGTAAGAACTCTTATTGTTAAAAATAATCCAAGCATAAGCAGAACAGGCATTAAAAATTTTGACACACGCTCTATCCCGTTTTTTATCCCAAAAAACAGAATCAGGAAATTCAGCGAAAAAGTTATTATAAAAAATATGTACGCCGGCGATAAGGGCGATTTTACGGTTATGTAATTGCCGAAGAATTCCGCGGTAAGCCCGGCTTCAAGCGCCTTTGCGTACTGCGGGGTAAGCGAATAAAAAGTAAATCCCAGAAGCCATGATTCTATGTAACAGTAATAAAGGAAAATAGCTACAGGCCCAAACATGCCTATTACCCCGAAATATTTAATAAAACGGTTTTTGTTTCCCATTGTATGGAATATGCCCGGCGCTGTACCGTGTCCAAAACCGCCGCCATAGCGCCCTGCCGTCCATTCAATCCACATAAGCGGAATTCCCACAAGCAAAAGCGCTGCAAAATAAGGAATCATAAAAGCGCCGCCGCCGTTAGACGCGGCCTGTACCGGAAACCTTAAAAAGTTGCCAAGCCCTATTGCAGAACCCGCCACCGCCATAATAATGCCAAGCCGTGATCCCCAAGACTGCCTTTTTTTCATCTTTTCCTCCAAAAACTTTATTAAATCATTTTACATTAATTGTTTTTTTTATCAAAGAAAAAATATTTTAAATATGTATGCTCCCAAAAAATTCCGGAAACACGGCGCGATTCAATTCTACCTTACCCCGCCCGCATTACATTTAATATCACTTTCACAATCGTGTCTTTTTCCGCAGGAGCGCTTATTGCGGTTAAAAGCGTAAGCGAGGCAAGCGCGCCGTTACTGATAGAAGGGCTGCCGTCGGGTTTATAAAGCAGGTTGTTTTTTGCAAGGTAATATAGAAACAGAATGGCGGCAATGCGTTTATTGCCGTCCGCGAACGGGTGGTCTTTTACGGCAAAATATAATAAATGCGCGGCTTTTTCTTCTGCTGTAGGGTAAACGTCTTTGCCGTTAAAAGACTGATTAACCGCGCCTATTAAACTTTTTAATTTGTCGCCTTTGCCTTTTCCAAAAAGCGATGACGCTTTTTTCTGTTTTATGTACTCTTTTTTTGCCTTCTCTATCTGTGTCAACGCTTCTTCATATGTAAGTTCATATTCCTGTTTCTTTTTCCCGCCGGCCTTTAATTTCATATCATCATAACCCTGAAGTATGTTCAGCGATCCTGCAAAACTGTTAATAACAGATATAAGTTCTGCTTCAAGGCCTTTAAAGGTTTCATCCTGAACAGACCTGGAAAGCAGATTTACCGCTGTGCGCAGTTGGGCAAACATGGCAGATGCTTCTTTTAACCGCTTTTCATTTATGGTGTACCCCTGAACAAGATGCTGTTTAAGAACCCCGGTAGCCCATATTCTGAATTGCACTCCGGCGGAAGATTTTACCCTATAACCCACGGAAATAATAACATCAAGGCTGTAATACTCTGTATCGTATTTTTTTCCATCAGCCGCAGTTGTTGCAAAATTTGCAACAACTGAATCCCTGACAAGCTCTTTTTCGTCAAATACGTTTTTAATGTGCCTTGAAATTACGGATTTATCCCGGTCAAAAAGCACAGACATCTGGTTAAGATTCAGCCATATCGTATCTTTGGTCAATCTGGCTTCAATGCCCGTTTTAAGATCTTCCGGCCTGAAAACATGTATCTCTCCATATTTGGCCGGTTCTTCATCATTTACGATGAATTCTTCCGCCGCCGATGACGGAATTATGTAATCTCTGCCCGCTTTTTTAGCCTTTATCTGCCCTTTTTTTACCTTCTTATAAACCGCTATGCGGCTTATGTTCATCAGCTTTGCAAGTTCCGGAATGCTGTAAAACTCCTTCTTCACCACAAACCCTCCTTATGTTAACTTTCACAAAGGTTAACTTTGGTTAACTTATTAAAAGGTTAACACAGATAGGATTATCAATCAAGTATAAATTACTAAACAATAAAAAGGATTTTTATTGAGGTTCCGTCAGATCACTATACCTTATTCGGGGCGTTTTATGTCCTGCCGGAAATTTCCCGTGCGGATTGAAAATCAGAAACCGGGTTTTCCGTGCCGCCATTATCACGCAGCCCTGATAGCGGCTCCTGATTAATCATTTTTTTACCACAATCAATATTTTTCTTTGCTTCTTCTATCCACTCTTCAACCTTCACCAGCTGTTTTGTTAACTGATTCTTTTTCACCAAGTCGCCGGCACGATCACTCGCGTGTATCAGTTCGTATTTTTTTCGCAGCAGCGCCTCCGTTTGAACACTTTCCATATCCCCTCCAAACCCTTATAAAATTCACCCGCCCCAAGGTTCATATTTATCTTTAAACATCATATTATACTTTTACCATTATTATATCCATAAGTCAAGTTACATACTAATTTATAGTATGTTGTTATATAGCACCAGTGGTAATATGATTTTTACTATAATCATATGAAACGGGGTGGCTAAATGGACATCTATAAAGAAACAGGAAAGAGATTAAAGGAAATAAGAACGAAATCAAATATTACACAGGAAAGGCTTGCCGAGTTATCGGGAATAAGTTCTAATTTTATAAGCCAGATAGAAAGAGGCAGAAATAAATGCAGCCTTGAAACCATACACAAACTTGCAATAGCCCTTAACACCCCTGTTACAAATCTTATTAACTTTAAATCCTCCCCTGTTAACAGCAAAGACAAATACCAGAAACAAATAGAACTTTTGCTTAAAAATCTGAACGACAATGACAAAAATCTTGTCATGGAAATAACAAAAGACGTCTATGGAAAACTAAAAAAACGCAAATAGCCTATGAAACAATAACAATTATAACCGTTCAACATATCAAAAAACCGGTTTATTTTAGTTTGATATTGTATCAGTAGTAATAAAAATCCTTTGCCCAATAAACCGCGCCGGCCGTTGCACCTATATAATTTGATGTTAAATGCACTGACAGTTTCATTCTGACCTGGGGCTGATGCGCGTATAGAACATTTTCAGGCGCACTACCGTTGATACTTACGGTATAATTATTCCCTGATACATGTTTAATCTCAAAATTTATAATACTTCCTTCAAAATAAAATCTGGCAAACTGATAAAACATTTCAGTAAAACCGTCCTGTGAATTTCCAATTTCTATCGCAAAAATTACAGAATCATTTATTCCCGCGCTGCTGAATGCATAATTATAGATACGCCCTTTAAATGCCTTTGTGCCGTCAGGGCATTTTGATGTCATTGAAACAACCGCGTCGCTTCCCGGAACACTTGTTTTTGCCCTTAAATCAAATCTACCGAAACCTACATTTATGGAATTTTCCGCTCCCGAACTCTGAAAATCCCATTTGGCCGGGTCCGGCGACGGCCCTTCTGTGAGAGAATCGTAAAGAACATAAACCTGCGGAGTCGCGGTGCTTGTGCATGTAACGGTCGCGGTAACTGTACGTGTCGCGGTTATTGTGATTGTGGGAGTGGGAGTGATTGTCGCCGTGGCTGTATGGGTAAAAAGTGCCGCAAGCGCTGTTGATGTTGACGCGGCTTCATAAGTCTGCGTGGCGCGCACAGAATCAGATATTTTTATTATTTCAGTTACGGTCATCATGGTGTCGGGAGGCGCCGGCATTGTGGGGGCTGCTGTTTTTTTGCACCCGATAAACGGAAGGATAAAAACGGATAAGGCAAGCATTAAGACAATAATATTTTTCATTCTATATAACTCCTGTTATCATATTGCGCCTTCCCCTATTGTCTTAAGCGCTATAAAGGATTATACAACATTAACGTAATACGCAAAACATATAAAAGCAAACGCCCTGTCGGGGGGCTGACCCCAAACAGGGCGTTTAAAATATTTTGCGGCTGCTTATTTAAGTATTATTAAACTTGAAATTCCGCTTGCGGCTTTTTGACCGTTTTTGTCCTCTGCCGTTATCACAAAATAATAGCTGCCGGACGCCAGATTTGAAAGCACAGGCGCGGGAACTTCCATTGTCCTTACCCCCGGCCATGCCGACCCGTCAAAAGTAAATTCCTTAACACACCGCAGCGACTGGGTATATACTTTTACGCTTACATTGCCGTAACCGCCGGTAAAAGCCGCCCTTATTCTGAAAGGCAATCCAAGATTCGGATTATACGGGTTTGGGAATACAAATTCATCCGTAATTTTAAGGTCCTTGGAATCCGCCGGAGTTAAAGTAGGCGTGGGCGTAAATGTGTTTTCCGGAGTGTTAGTGTGCGTAGCGGTATTTTCAGGGGTATTTGTAGGCGTGTGAGTATATGTGGATGTGTCAACAGGAGTATATGTTGACGTCCTTGTGTGCGTATATGTATACGTGAAAGTATTTGTAGCCGTATTTGTCCGCGTAAAAGTATTGGTGGCGGAATACGTTGAAGTGTGCGTGAAAGTTTCAACCGGGATATCCGTCGGAGTGTTGGTTGCGGTATCAGTATGCGTTGCCGTAACAGTGGGAGTATTTGTGAACGTGTACGTGCTTGCCCCTGTCGGCAAATCTGTGGCTGTATGCGTGGACGTGTAAGAAGGCGTATGCGTGGATGTTTCAGTTGGTATATCAGTTGTTGTGTCCGTAGGTGTGTTTGTGTAAGTCTGCGTAGGCATATCTGTTGCCGTGTCTGTAGCGGTAAATGTATGCGTGAAAGTGGGCGTATTTGTCGCGGTGTCTGTAGAAGTATATGTCTGTGTATTTGTGGGCAGCGGCACGCCTATTGCCAGATTATTGCTTGTGACAATACCGCTTGTTACCGGCCATGTCCCAACAGCGTCAATACCGTCCGCGCTTGCCTGCAATGTCACAACACCCTGCGATGCCGCGGTATATATCCAGGTAAACGAAGCGGCACCTCCCGCCGGTATGGTTACCGCTATAGACGGCGCCGAAACCAATGTTACGCTTCCCGTGCCCGAAGGCACAAGGCCTGAAGGCAATACATCAGAGGCAGCGCCTGTGCCTGTGTTTTCCACCTGCATTATTACAGTGATGGTATCGCCGGTATTAACGGTGTCCGGAGAAACATTTATAACGGCTGTCAGATACGCCCCTGTTGTTGCCGTGGGCGTCGGCGAATCAGTTGAAGTAAGCGTAACAGTAACAGTCGGCGTAATGGTAGTTGTTATAGTCCTTGAATTTGTGGGGCTTGGTGTTATTGTCCGTGTAGCTGTATATGTGGGAGTATCCGCCTGCTTTGTATTTGTAACCGTGGCAGTGGATGTCCTTGTCGCAGTCAGCGACCAATAAGGCGTGTTTGTAATTGTTGCCGTGCGCGTGGCTGTATTGGTTAACGGAATAACCGCCGTTGATGTCCTTGTAGCCGTGGCTGTTACCGTCCTTGTGGCGGTCCTTGTAGCTGTTCTTGTATATGTGCGCGTAAAAGTACGGGTATATGTGGCGGAATGAGTGTACGTAGGCGTGTTAACAGGCGAAGAGTATCCCACAATTGCAATGGCGTTAAACAGCGCGCCGTCAACAGACGCGCTTGAAGTTATGTCAAGCCTGCCGTCAGACACGGTAACAATTACCGTGACATCGTGCGCGGTTTTTGCCCCAACCGCGGCTACAATATCCAGATTATCAACAACAGTAACACCTTCAATTAATACATCAAAAACCCTTGAACCCGTTCCTGTAAAATACATCTCCGCGAATTTTAATGTAACCTGATAAGTGCCGTTGGGCAATGTAAACCTATAAAACGGGCTTCCCCATCTTTCAAACTGGTAAAGGGTGTCGTCCGTGGTACCGGCTACACCATTGGCTGAATTATCGGCAACTCCGCCGCCGCCTTCGTATCCCCATGAACCTGTTGTAAAAGCCTTATCGGCCTGCCATATTTTTCCAGCGCCGTCAGTGTATTG includes the following:
- a CDS encoding virulence RhuM family protein is translated as MNISRIAVYKKVKKGQIKAKKAGRDYIIPSSAAEEFIVNDEEPAKYGEIHVFRPEDLKTGIEARLTKDTIWLNLNQMSVLFDRDKSVISRHIKNVFDEKELVRDSVVANFATTAADGKKYDTEYYSLDVIISVGYRVKSSAGVQFRIWATGVLKQHLVQGYTINEKRLKEASAMFAQLRTAVNLLSRSVQDETFKGLEAELISVINSFAGSLNILQGYDDMKLKAGGKKKQEYELTYEEALTQIEKAKKEYIKQKKASSLFGKGKGDKLKSLIGAVNQSFNGKDVYPTAEEKAAHLLYFAVKDHPFADGNKRIAAILFLYYLAKNNLLYKPDGSPSISNGALASLTLLTAISAPAEKDTIVKVILNVMRAG
- a CDS encoding helix-turn-helix transcriptional regulator is translated as MDIYKETGKRLKEIRTKSNITQERLAELSGISSNFISQIERGRNKCSLETIHKLAIALNTPVTNLINFKSSPVNSKDKYQKQIELLLKNLNDNDKNLVMEITKDVYGKLKKRK
- a CDS encoding CIA30 family protein; the protein is MIRKTVLNAKYNAIIIMAGMFLILSSLIYATPLSQNGQLKVVGNQLSNECGQAVQLRGVSSHGLQWYGYASCMDYCCATESAINYLANTAGIDIFRIAVYPDDDPTFGYISNPSGFTAQVNNLVQICEQNGIYALIDWHVMGESNPLVNLTYAQQFWSDMATAHKDRKNVIYEICNEPNYTNGDGSWTNIRTYANTIIPLIRAIDPDAVIIVGTPNWSQLGSDVVNNPLSYSNIMYTFHFYAATHDTSMLTPYINQLPIFVTEWGATEASGAGGTNYIRADEFINIMAGNTGGPKISWCGWSWSEAPETSGMLNVGACTSENWTSLKPTGDYVMGKISSPADSFGTCSVPTPTPTSNGLTPIPTETIPATDLRLDSMTDGDDTSNVCTYWYSYDDSNDCTDKDCVANPHGNSQIVPWSKDHWEDLGLPVQKFYMQAPGRNGAGDYAARITGVVTTTFLYGFTGLGLPLVEPEGPVNISSATGISFWCKSSASRDFRLKINSPQAFGGKLDEDMYGYVFTAGTSWQKVTVDFSSLLFSQEGWGDKTVTKTMALSAVDTIQWQTEGQDGAPYNFDLWVDDVVLINAPAALKTVAAGGCSPPTNTPTWDPLQPTYTHTPTPAYEMRVNCGGAQYTDGAGKIWQADKAFTTGSWGYEGGGGVADNSANGVAGTTDDTLYQFERWGSPFYRFTLPNGTYQVTLKFAEMYFTGTGSRVFDVLIEGVTVVDNLDIVAAVGAKTAHDVTVIVTVSDGRLDITSSASVDGALFNAIAIVGYSSPVNTPTYTHSATYTRTFTRTYTRTATRTATRTVTATATRTSTAVIPLTNTATRTATITNTPYWSLTATRTSTATVTNTKQADTPTYTATRTITPSPTNSRTITTTITPTVTVTLTSTDSPTPTATTGAYLTAVINVSPDTVNTGDTITVIMQVENTGTGAASDVLPSGLVPSGTGSVTLVSAPSIAVTIPAGGAASFTWIYTAASQGVVTLQASADGIDAVGTWPVTSGIVTSNNLAIGVPLPTNTQTYTSTDTATNTPTFTHTFTATDTATDMPTQTYTNTPTDTTTDIPTETSTHTPSYTSTHTATDLPTGASTYTFTNTPTVTATHTDTATNTPTDIPVETFTHTSTYSATNTFTRTNTATNTFTYTYTHTRTSTYTPVDTSTYTHTPTNTPENTATHTNTPENTFTPTPTLTPADSKDLKITDEFVFPNPYNPNLGLPFRIRAAFTGGYGNVSVKVYTQSLRCVKEFTFDGSAWPGVRTMEVPAPVLSNLASGSYYFVITAEDKNGQKAASGISSLIILK
- a CDS encoding sodium-dependent transporter; this encodes MKKRQSWGSRLGIIMAVAGSAIGLGNFLRFPVQAASNGGGAFMIPYFAALLLVGIPLMWIEWTAGRYGGGFGHGTAPGIFHTMGNKNRFIKYFGVIGMFGPVAIFLYYCYIESWLLGFTFYSLTPQYAKALEAGLTAEFFGNYITVKSPLSPAYIFFIITFSLNFLILFFGIKNGIERVSKFLMPVLLMLGLFLTIRVLTLDSAGTKMGWSVNEGLGFMWNPDFAVLKNAKVWLAAAGQVFFTLSVGMGVIITYASYLKQEDDVALSGLTAASTNTFAEIIIGGSIVIPAAFAFFGPEKIIQVAGSGAVSLGFITMPMVLAEVPFSALFAFVWFLLLFFSGITSSISMLQPSIAFFEDEFDTSRKKAVAIIAAATFILIQPVIFLMSHGLIDELDFWGGTFALVLFGTFEAVLFSWVFGIDKAWEEIHKGAQMRISKIYKWVIKYITPSFLIVILVMWFVQDGWPVITMKNTPEADKVYVLWTRIGLVALFAALCLMVKLAWKKRREEGKE